From the genome of Lotus japonicus ecotype B-129 chromosome 6, LjGifu_v1.2, one region includes:
- the LOC130725861 gene encoding transcription factor MUTE, protein MSHITVERNRRRQMNEHLKVLRTLTPCFYIKRGDQASIIGGVIEFIKELHQVLQALESQKRRKSLSPSPGPSPRTVKPKLVHHDQFDGSNGIGSNSFKELGASCNSSVADVEVKISGSNVILKVISHRIPGQVAKIITVLESLSFEVLHLNISSMEETVLYQFVVKIGLGCQLSLEELAMEVQQSFCSE, encoded by the exons ATGTCTCACATAACCGTGGAGAGAAACAGAAGAAGACAGATGAATGAACATCTCAAAGTTTTAAGGACCTTGACTCCATGTTTCTATATTAAAAGG GGAGATCAAGCATCTATAATAGGGGGAGTGATAGAGTTCATCAAGGAGTTGCACCAAGTCCTTCAAGCTTTGGAGTCTCAAAAGAGAAGGAAGAGTTTGAGCCCTAGCCCAGGCCCAAGCCCAAGAACAGTTAAGCCAAAACTAGTTCATCATGATCAATTTGATGGCTCCAATGGAATTGGGAGTAACAGTTTCAAGGAACTTGGAGCAAGCTGCAATTCTTCCGTTGCGGATGTGGAAGTGAAAATCTCGGGTTCGAATGTGATTTTGAAAGTGATTTCTCACAGGATTCCAGGACAAGTTGCGAAGATCATCACCGTTTTGGAAAGCCTTTCATTTGAGGTCCTTCATCTGAACATCAGTAGCATGGAGGAGACTGTCCTATACCAATTTGTTGTCAAG ATTGGGCTGGGATGTCAACTAAGCCTGGAGGAACTAGCGATGGAAGTACAACAAAGCTTCTGCTCAGAATAA